A DNA window from Corynebacterium ciconiae DSM 44920 contains the following coding sequences:
- a CDS encoding methionine ABC transporter permease — protein sequence MDTTYLAADWDRLGDTFIDSIFETLYMVGITMVAGGFFGLLLGILLYTTRPSGILRNSVVYAVLNVLVNFIRPIPFIILIAFIGPLTKLAIGSTIGTGAATFVMSIAATFAVARIVEQNLVAIDPGVIEAARAMGASPWKIITSVIVPEALGPLVLGYTFIFIAVVDMSAMAGYIGGGGLGDFAIVYGYRSFDWTVTLVATAVIIVLVQLAQFFGNWLSKKIMRR from the coding sequence ATGGACACCACTTATCTCGCAGCTGATTGGGATCGGCTCGGCGACACGTTCATCGACTCCATCTTCGAAACCCTGTACATGGTGGGCATCACCATGGTGGCCGGCGGTTTCTTCGGGCTCTTGCTGGGCATTTTGCTCTACACCACCCGCCCGAGCGGCATTTTGCGTAACTCGGTTGTCTACGCCGTGCTCAACGTGTTGGTGAACTTCATCCGCCCGATCCCCTTCATCATTCTCATTGCGTTTATCGGCCCGCTGACGAAGCTGGCCATCGGCTCCACCATCGGCACCGGCGCCGCGACATTCGTGATGTCGATCGCCGCCACCTTCGCCGTCGCCCGCATCGTGGAGCAAAACCTTGTGGCCATTGATCCGGGCGTGATCGAAGCGGCCCGCGCGATGGGTGCCTCCCCGTGGAAGATCATCACCTCGGTGATCGTGCCCGAGGCCCTGGGCCCGCTCGTGCTGGGCTACACCTTCATCTTCATCGCAGTGGTGGATATGTCGGCCATGGCCGGCTACATCGGCGGCGGCGGCCTCGGCGATTTCGCGATCGTCTACGGCTATCGTTCCTTCGACTGGACCGTCACCCTTGTAGCCACCGCAGTGATCATCGTGCTCGTGC
- a CDS encoding error-prone DNA polymerase has translation MEWNGRFLGLNAQPLSWSRLERILSGHYDGTLALAPRSSRSEPSSVRGEYGRVVDLHCRSSYSFLHGASEPEELAARAAELGYRALGVCDRDGLYGVVKFAEAAARYRLGTVFGAELSVGEQWGMDSPLCVIAKDVEGYRRLSRVISRAKMAAGQKDRTVYPTLADLGADAGGRWYVLVDVTWAAHLPSLIAAFGSENIRLEYRITRRPTDADDHAELDALRARYQLRGTVSAVANAANMGARRLAAAKDALAARRSVGEHAPELDPMGGRWLLGEKALATMVPHAAELMAENLRIAEECAFTLTLVAPDLPSHGEDEMTQLRALVSEWAPQRYASRPAEIAHRAYDQIDYELDVIEHLGFAGYFLIVCGIVDFCRRVNILCQGRGSAANSAVVFALGITNVEPISAKLLFERFLSPEREGPPDIDIDIESGRREEVIQYVYDTYGRDYAAMVANVITYRHKGAVRDAGRALGFPQGSCDGWSRGVSDPPEQVQQLAASLEGQPRHLGIHSGGMVLCDRPIADVVPVEWARMDKRSVVQWDKDDCASAGLVKFDLLGLGMLEALHHMIDLVAEQHGITVNLWELDLAEPEVYAMLARADAVGVFQVESRAQLNTLPRLKPREFFDLVVEVALVRPGPIQGGSVHPYIRRRNGLEPVEFDHPCLENALGKTLGVPLFQEQLMQIAVDAAGFSGVEADALRRAMGSKRSPERMEALRAKFYAGCKRTNNIEEDVARGLWLKIMAFAAYGFPESHSQSFASLVYFSAWFKYHYPAEFCVGLLRAQPMGFYSPQSLIQDARRHGVQIQPVSVLHSDVQPRVDSGAIRLGLGSIAGLRTQAAEKLEKIRHRLSTHSTVADIARAAELNVRDVESLGRAGAFESMGISRRQAQWVAGVAASEQQGMLPGLSAITAPPLPGMNTFDLMVADVASTGITPSSQPIELIRAELHRRAVVPAEKLLEQEDGSRILVAGVITHRQRPQTASGAVFFGMEDETGLINVVVSPGLWARYRRLARTAKAVIVRGIVRIATGAATVEADKFEPLAIGDMLKLRSRDFR, from the coding sequence ATGGAATGGAATGGTAGATTCTTAGGGCTGAATGCCCAACCTTTGAGCTGGTCGAGGCTCGAAAGGATCCTCTCTGGGCACTATGATGGCACGCTCGCTCTCGCCCCTCGTTCCTCCCGTTCTGAGCCATCATCTGTTCGAGGAGAATATGGCCGTGTGGTGGATCTGCATTGCCGCTCGAGCTATAGCTTTCTCCATGGCGCCTCCGAACCGGAGGAGCTGGCGGCTCGGGCCGCCGAGCTGGGGTACCGCGCGCTCGGGGTGTGCGATCGCGATGGCCTCTACGGGGTGGTGAAATTCGCCGAGGCGGCGGCACGCTACCGCCTAGGTACCGTCTTCGGCGCCGAGCTCAGCGTGGGCGAGCAGTGGGGGATGGACTCCCCGTTGTGCGTGATCGCCAAGGACGTGGAGGGCTACCGTCGCCTCAGCCGCGTGATTTCGCGCGCGAAGATGGCCGCCGGGCAGAAGGACCGCACAGTCTATCCCACTCTTGCCGATCTCGGAGCGGATGCCGGTGGGCGCTGGTATGTGCTTGTCGACGTCACCTGGGCTGCCCATCTACCTTCCCTCATCGCGGCATTCGGCTCGGAGAATATCCGTCTCGAATACCGCATTACCCGCCGCCCCACCGATGCAGACGACCACGCCGAGCTGGACGCGCTGCGTGCCCGCTATCAGCTGCGAGGGACTGTCTCGGCCGTGGCAAACGCGGCCAACATGGGTGCGCGTCGGCTCGCCGCCGCGAAGGATGCCCTCGCGGCCCGCCGCAGCGTGGGGGAGCACGCCCCCGAGCTGGACCCGATGGGTGGGCGCTGGCTTTTAGGGGAGAAGGCGCTAGCCACCATGGTGCCGCACGCCGCAGAGCTCATGGCAGAAAACCTGCGCATCGCAGAAGAGTGCGCTTTCACCCTCACCCTTGTGGCGCCGGATCTGCCCAGCCACGGTGAGGATGAGATGACGCAGCTGCGCGCGCTGGTCTCCGAGTGGGCGCCACAGCGCTATGCCTCCCGCCCAGCCGAGATCGCCCACCGGGCCTATGACCAGATCGATTATGAGCTGGATGTGATCGAGCACCTCGGGTTTGCCGGCTATTTCCTCATCGTCTGCGGCATCGTGGATTTTTGCCGCCGCGTCAATATTTTGTGCCAAGGGCGGGGCTCGGCCGCGAACTCCGCGGTGGTGTTTGCCCTCGGCATTACCAATGTGGAGCCCATCAGCGCGAAGCTCCTCTTTGAGCGCTTTCTCTCCCCAGAGCGCGAGGGCCCGCCAGATATCGATATTGATATTGAGTCCGGCCGTCGCGAGGAGGTGATCCAATATGTCTACGACACCTATGGCCGCGACTACGCCGCCATGGTGGCCAATGTGATCACCTACCGACACAAAGGCGCGGTGCGCGATGCCGGCCGAGCGCTCGGCTTCCCCCAAGGTAGCTGCGATGGCTGGTCGCGCGGGGTATCCGACCCGCCAGAACAGGTGCAGCAGCTGGCGGCAAGCCTAGAAGGCCAGCCGCGTCATCTGGGTATCCATTCCGGCGGCATGGTGCTGTGCGATCGCCCCATCGCGGACGTGGTGCCTGTGGAGTGGGCCCGCATGGACAAGCGCTCCGTGGTGCAGTGGGATAAGGATGACTGCGCCTCTGCGGGGCTGGTGAAGTTCGACCTCTTAGGCCTCGGCATGCTGGAGGCCCTGCACCACATGATCGATCTGGTGGCAGAGCAGCATGGCATCACGGTGAACCTGTGGGAGCTCGACCTCGCCGAGCCTGAGGTGTATGCCATGCTGGCCCGAGCTGATGCTGTGGGGGTGTTTCAGGTGGAATCCCGTGCCCAGCTCAACACCCTGCCGAGGCTGAAGCCCCGCGAATTCTTCGACCTCGTGGTGGAGGTGGCCCTCGTACGGCCAGGACCTATCCAAGGCGGCTCGGTGCACCCTTATATTCGCAGGCGCAATGGCCTCGAGCCCGTGGAGTTCGATCATCCCTGTCTCGAAAATGCCTTGGGTAAAACTCTCGGGGTACCGCTGTTTCAGGAACAACTCATGCAGATCGCGGTCGACGCCGCTGGTTTTAGTGGGGTGGAAGCCGATGCTTTACGACGCGCCATGGGCTCCAAACGCTCGCCGGAGAGGATGGAGGCGCTGCGGGCGAAGTTCTACGCCGGCTGCAAACGCACCAACAATATAGAGGAAGACGTAGCCCGCGGTCTGTGGCTAAAAATCATGGCTTTTGCCGCCTATGGATTCCCAGAATCACACTCCCAATCCTTCGCCTCCTTGGTGTATTTCTCCGCGTGGTTCAAATATCACTACCCAGCCGAGTTTTGTGTGGGCCTGCTGCGCGCTCAGCCCATGGGTTTTTATTCCCCGCAGTCCCTCATCCAAGACGCCCGCCGGCACGGGGTGCAGATACAACCGGTGTCAGTGCTGCACTCTGATGTGCAGCCGCGGGTAGACAGTGGCGCCATTCGGCTGGGGCTGGGCTCAATCGCAGGGCTGCGAACCCAGGCCGCCGAGAAGCTGGAGAAGATCCGGCACCGGCTGTCTACTCACTCGACGGTGGCCGATATTGCACGTGCCGCAGAGCTGAACGTGCGTGATGTGGAAAGCCTGGGGCGCGCGGGGGCGTTTGAGTCGATGGGTATCAGCCGCCGCCAGGCACAGTGGGTGGCGGGCGTGGCCGCCAGCGAACAGCAGGGCATGCTGCCCGGGCTCTCAGCTATCACCGCCCCGCCGCTGCCGGGGATGAACACCTTCGATCTCATGGTGGCTGATGTTGCCAGCACTGGAATCACCCCCAGCAGTCAGCCGATTGAGCTCATCCGCGCAGAGCTTCACCGGCGAGCGGTGGTGCCCGCCGAGAAACTGCTGGAACAAGAAGACGGCAGCCGCATCCTAGTGGCCGGGGTGATCACCCACCGCCAGCGCCCACAGACAGCCAGTGGGGCCGTGTTTTTCGGCATGGAGGATGAAACCGGTCTGATCAATGTGGTGGTCTCGCCGGGGCTGTGGGCGCGCTACCGCCGGCTTGCGCGTACCGCAAAGGCCGTGATCGTTCGCGGTATCGTGCGCATCGCCACGGGGGCGGCCACCGTGGAGGCCGATAAATTCGAGCCGCTAGCCATCGGGGACATGCTGAAACTGCGGTCTCGTGACTTTCGCTGA
- a CDS encoding methionine ABC transporter ATP-binding protein gives MAQQPHAAAAGSTPSGPTGTAIEFRNVSKTFSTKRGTVTALDNVNLSVAPGEILGVIGYSGAGKSTLVRQINGLDVPSSGEILLDGTNIVGMPEKKVRQLRRHIGMIFQQFNLFSARTAAGNIAYPLELAGMPKAERTKRVQEMLDFVGLSDKGGSYPEQLSGGQKQRVGIARALATNPSLLLADEATSALDPETTQDVLALLRKVNEEFGITIVVITHEMDVVRSIADKVVVMENGRVVEQGSVFEVFSDPQTAVARRFVATTLRNEPDNVESDDLRGKPGRLFTVKLTENSGFFTAAGHAREANVSVNIVHGGVTTLQGNSFGKVTVRLTGDDAAIDEFYHCLTQTTEIQEIS, from the coding sequence GTGGCACAACAACCACACGCGGCCGCCGCCGGCTCCACCCCTTCCGGCCCTACTGGCACCGCTATTGAATTCCGCAACGTGTCTAAGACATTCTCGACCAAGCGCGGCACGGTGACCGCTCTCGACAATGTCAATCTCAGTGTCGCCCCCGGCGAGATCCTGGGCGTGATCGGCTACTCCGGCGCGGGTAAATCCACCTTGGTGCGCCAGATCAACGGGCTCGATGTGCCGAGCTCCGGCGAAATCCTGCTCGATGGCACCAACATCGTGGGCATGCCGGAGAAGAAGGTACGTCAACTGCGCCGCCACATCGGCATGATCTTCCAGCAGTTCAACCTGTTCTCCGCCCGCACCGCGGCGGGAAACATCGCCTATCCCCTCGAGCTGGCCGGCATGCCCAAGGCCGAGCGCACTAAGCGGGTACAGGAAATGCTCGACTTCGTGGGCCTGTCCGACAAGGGCGGCTCCTACCCGGAGCAGCTGTCCGGCGGACAAAAGCAGCGAGTAGGCATTGCCCGCGCACTGGCCACTAATCCTTCTTTGCTGCTGGCCGACGAGGCCACCTCGGCACTCGACCCGGAAACCACCCAGGACGTGCTGGCGCTGCTGCGCAAGGTGAACGAGGAGTTCGGCATCACGATCGTGGTAATTACCCACGAAATGGATGTGGTGCGTTCCATCGCCGACAAGGTGGTGGTGATGGAAAACGGCCGCGTGGTGGAGCAGGGCTCTGTGTTTGAGGTCTTTTCCGATCCTCAAACCGCCGTGGCCCGCCGATTCGTGGCCACCACGCTGCGCAATGAGCCGGATAATGTGGAGTCCGATGATCTCCGCGGCAAGCCGGGCCGGTTGTTCACCGTCAAGCTCACCGAGAACTCGGGCTTTTTCACCGCCGCTGGCCATGCCCGCGAAGCCAATGTGAGCGTCAATATCGTGCACGGCGGTGTGACCACCCTGCAGGGTAATTCCTTCGGCAAGGTCACTGTGCGCCTCACCGGCGATGATGCCGCTATCGACGAGTTCTATCATTGCCTCACCCAGACCACCGAGATTCAGGAGATTTCTTAA
- a CDS encoding DUF3017 domain-containing protein, whose protein sequence is MERVDPISDLSGNPHDRALPPSVLPIRLQQALMGLFCVGLVVATVFLFSDHWRRATFIFGASLVYLAAVRYVCDSRVLGVLAVRSRRFDVAFTAIIGGVMMYISASIDALGS, encoded by the coding sequence GTGGAACGCGTCGACCCCATCTCGGATCTCAGCGGCAACCCGCACGATCGGGCTCTGCCGCCGTCTGTGCTACCCATCCGCCTGCAGCAGGCACTCATGGGGCTGTTCTGTGTGGGGCTCGTGGTGGCCACGGTATTTCTCTTTAGCGACCACTGGCGCCGAGCAACCTTCATTTTCGGTGCCAGCTTGGTCTATCTTGCCGCGGTTCGCTATGTCTGCGATTCCCGCGTGCTGGGGGTGCTTGCGGTGCGTTCGCGGCGTTTCGACGTCGCCTTCACGGCGATTATCGGCGGGGTGATGATGTATATCTCCGCCTCCATTGACGCGCTCGGCAGTTAA
- a CDS encoding tRNA (cytidine(34)-2'-O)-methyltransferase, translated as MSTESSISPSPTFPYAHVVFDNPVIPPNTGNAIRMCAGTGATLHLCEPLGFDLSEKHLRRAGLDYHDLARVQVHSSLAACLDSLPGARVFAFTTRGSYRHSDVRYQPGDVLLFGTEPTGLSDAALAHERITAQVRIPMLAGRRSMNLSNAAAVAAYEAWRQLGFPGSAAQGASAGEAD; from the coding sequence GTGAGCACCGAGTCCAGCATCAGCCCCAGCCCCACCTTCCCGTACGCCCATGTGGTCTTCGATAATCCGGTGATTCCCCCGAACACCGGCAACGCGATCCGCATGTGCGCCGGCACCGGCGCAACCTTGCATTTGTGCGAGCCACTGGGCTTCGATCTCAGCGAAAAGCACCTGCGCCGAGCCGGTCTGGATTATCACGACCTTGCCCGCGTGCAGGTGCATTCCTCCCTCGCCGCCTGTCTCGACTCTCTACCCGGCGCGCGGGTATTCGCCTTCACCACCCGCGGCAGCTATCGCCACAGCGATGTGCGCTACCAGCCCGGCGATGTGCTGCTGTTTGGCACCGAGCCCACTGGGCTTAGCGACGCTGCGCTCGCCCATGAGCGCATCACCGCTCAGGTGCGTATCCCGATGCTGGCGGGACGGAGATCGATGAATCTGTCGAATGCTGCGGCTGTTGCGGCCTATGAGGCGTGGCGGCAGCTGGGGTTTCCGGGGAGTGCAGCGCAGGGAGCTTCCGCTGGCGAAGCCGATTAA
- a CDS encoding PH domain-containing protein: MASHTDLNRCDADAMGVTFQPVSPALVKARLIGRVPVLAVTTLGLAIGAFFASGAWQIVLIVAALVMAGFSAFIVWLTMVQVARIGWAETEDELLIRRGRLFYSLTVVPYGRIQFVDINNGPIERSLGLKNIELHTASSTSDSTIPGLPADEAVELRVRLSEKAKERMSGL, encoded by the coding sequence ATGGCTTCCCACACTGACCTCAACCGCTGTGACGCCGATGCCATGGGCGTGACGTTTCAGCCTGTATCCCCAGCACTCGTGAAGGCGCGACTGATCGGCCGTGTGCCCGTGCTAGCCGTGACCACACTAGGTCTCGCCATCGGTGCCTTCTTTGCCTCTGGGGCGTGGCAGATCGTGCTCATCGTGGCCGCGCTCGTGATGGCTGGGTTCAGCGCATTCATCGTCTGGCTCACCATGGTGCAGGTGGCGCGCATCGGTTGGGCAGAAACCGAGGATGAATTGCTGATTCGCCGAGGTCGGTTGTTCTATAGCCTCACCGTGGTGCCCTATGGGCGTATTCAGTTCGTGGATATCAATAACGGCCCCATCGAGCGTTCTTTGGGCCTGAAGAACATCGAATTGCACACCGCGTCCTCCACCAGTGACTCCACCATTCCAGGTTTGCCCGCTGATGAGGCCGTCGAGCTGCGCGTGCGCCTCAGTGAGAAGGCGAAGGAGAGGATGAGCGGGCTGTGA
- a CDS encoding MetQ/NlpA family ABC transporter substrate-binding protein — protein MKRFTRTTAALATVALSATALVACGNDDSSTIKLGSSDSTLKQFAAWEDVAADNDIDLEVVNFSDYNTPNKALAEGEIDANSFQHLKFLAEHNVGSGDDLVPIGSTYIVPLALYWKDHDSLDGIEGKEVVIPNDPSNQGRAINVLVQADLITLKNEVDNPTPADIDKDKSKVKVQPVDAAQTPTGWGEGKPAIINNSFLDRAGIDPKSSVFADDPNSELAEPYINVVVVRAEDKDNEQLKKLAEIWHSQAVVDADQEDTAGTSVPVDRPADELQEILDRLEDEIKQG, from the coding sequence ATGAAGCGATTTACCCGCACCACCGCCGCCCTAGCTACCGTGGCCCTGTCCGCCACCGCCCTTGTGGCCTGCGGCAACGACGATTCCTCCACCATCAAGCTGGGCTCCAGCGATTCCACCCTGAAGCAGTTCGCTGCCTGGGAGGATGTGGCCGCCGATAACGACATCGACCTGGAAGTGGTGAACTTCAGCGACTACAACACCCCCAACAAGGCCCTGGCTGAGGGTGAGATCGATGCCAATAGCTTCCAGCACTTGAAGTTCCTCGCCGAGCACAACGTGGGCTCCGGTGATGATCTGGTGCCGATCGGCTCCACCTACATCGTGCCGCTGGCACTGTACTGGAAGGACCACGATTCCCTCGACGGCATCGAGGGCAAGGAAGTCGTGATTCCTAACGACCCCTCCAACCAAGGTCGCGCCATCAACGTGCTGGTGCAGGCAGACTTGATCACCTTGAAGAACGAGGTGGACAACCCCACCCCGGCGGACATCGATAAGGACAAGTCCAAGGTGAAGGTGCAGCCGGTGGATGCCGCACAGACCCCCACCGGATGGGGCGAGGGCAAGCCCGCCATCATCAACAACTCCTTCTTGGACCGCGCCGGCATCGACCCGAAGTCCTCCGTGTTCGCTGATGATCCCAACTCGGAGCTCGCCGAGCCCTACATCAACGTGGTGGTGGTGCGCGCCGAGGACAAGGACAACGAGCAGCTGAAGAAGCTCGCCGAGATCTGGCACAGCCAGGCCGTGGTGGATGCCGATCAGGAAGACACTGCCGGCACCTCCGTTCCGGTGGATCGCCCCGCCGATGAGCTCCAAGAGATCCTCGATCGCCTCGAAGACGAGATCAAGCAGGGCTAA
- the metX gene encoding homoserine O-acetyltransferase MetX → MLNLGAPGQLHTVSLGEYRTEAGISLPISLAYMRFGEPRSDGSNIILVEHALTGDANAADWWGGLIGSGRAFDTDEYCIICTNALGGCQGSTGPSSLDPQGVPWGSRFPALSIRDLVHAEKLLLDHLGVTHLRAVAGGSMGGARTLEWALLYPEMVQACLVVAVSPRASAWQIGVQQIQIASITHDPYWNGGDYYTTERRPERGLTTARKLAHLTYRGELEIDERFGTTAQHGENPLGAYRDPSQRFAVESYLDHQGRKLVGRFDAGSYVTLTEALNRFDIGRDRGGLVQALAKINAPTMVAGVDTDILYPYYQQELIARNVPNLIGMAHISSPVGHDAFLVEVRQMDNIVRRFLAGS, encoded by the coding sequence ATGTTGAACCTAGGAGCCCCCGGCCAGCTGCACACCGTATCCCTCGGCGAATATCGCACGGAGGCCGGTATCAGCCTGCCGATCTCGCTGGCCTATATGCGCTTCGGCGAGCCCCGCTCCGATGGTTCCAACATCATCTTGGTCGAGCACGCCTTAACCGGCGATGCCAACGCCGCCGACTGGTGGGGCGGGCTCATCGGCTCAGGTCGCGCCTTCGATACCGACGAGTACTGCATCATCTGCACTAATGCGCTCGGCGGATGCCAAGGCTCCACAGGGCCTTCCTCTCTGGATCCGCAGGGCGTACCGTGGGGCTCGCGCTTTCCGGCGCTGTCGATTCGGGATCTCGTACACGCAGAAAAGCTGCTACTCGATCATCTTGGTGTGACCCACCTGCGGGCGGTGGCCGGCGGCTCCATGGGTGGCGCACGCACCCTCGAGTGGGCGCTGCTCTACCCAGAGATGGTGCAGGCTTGTCTCGTGGTGGCGGTGTCCCCGCGGGCCAGCGCCTGGCAAATCGGGGTGCAGCAAATCCAGATTGCGTCGATCACCCATGACCCTTATTGGAACGGTGGGGATTACTACACCACTGAGCGTCGTCCCGAGCGAGGGCTCACCACCGCAAGGAAACTGGCGCACCTAACCTACCGCGGCGAGCTGGAAATAGACGAGCGCTTCGGCACCACCGCCCAACACGGGGAAAATCCCTTGGGCGCGTACCGCGACCCCTCCCAGCGCTTCGCAGTGGAAAGCTATCTTGACCACCAAGGCCGAAAGCTGGTGGGGCGCTTCGATGCCGGCTCCTATGTCACCCTCACCGAAGCGCTCAACCGCTTCGATATCGGCCGCGACCGCGGCGGGCTGGTGCAGGCCCTGGCCAAAATTAACGCCCCCACCATGGTGGCAGGGGTGGATACCGACATCCTGTATCCCTACTATCAGCAGGAACTCATCGCACGGAACGTGCCCAACCTCATCGGCATGGCGCACATCTCTTCACCAGTGGGCCACGATGCTTTCCTCGTAGAGGTACGGCAAATGGACAATATTGTGCGCCGCTTCCTCGCCGGCAGTTAA
- a CDS encoding bifunctional methylenetetrahydrofolate dehydrogenase/methenyltetrahydrofolate cyclohydrolase yields MTAMKLDGKLYRDEIFAELAKKVERLKEQGITPGLATVLVGEDPASQSYVCMKHKDCEKIGVNSIRKELPDDVTQGELLEVIDELNNDESCTGYIVQLPLPKHIDENAVLEAIDPAKDADGLHPVNLGKLVLNEPAPLPCTPNGCIHLLRRFNIELEGAKVVVIGRGVTVGRPIGLMLTRRSENSTVTLCHTGTTDLKAETQQADVIIAGAGVPHMLTADMVKPGAAVLDVGVSRKDGQLMGDVHPDVWEVAGAVSPNPGGVGPLTRAFLVRNVVERAEKLAGLTQREL; encoded by the coding sequence ATGACCGCGATGAAACTGGATGGAAAACTCTACCGTGACGAGATCTTCGCCGAGCTGGCGAAGAAAGTTGAACGACTCAAGGAACAGGGCATCACTCCAGGGCTGGCGACGGTGCTGGTGGGCGAGGATCCCGCCAGCCAGTCCTATGTGTGCATGAAGCACAAGGATTGCGAGAAGATCGGGGTGAACTCGATCCGCAAGGAACTGCCGGACGATGTCACCCAGGGCGAGCTGCTCGAGGTGATCGACGAGCTGAATAACGATGAGAGCTGTACCGGCTACATTGTGCAGCTGCCGTTGCCGAAGCACATCGATGAGAATGCAGTGCTGGAGGCTATCGACCCGGCCAAGGACGCCGATGGACTGCACCCAGTGAACTTGGGCAAGCTGGTGCTCAACGAGCCTGCCCCCTTGCCCTGCACCCCCAATGGCTGTATTCATCTTCTGCGCCGCTTCAACATTGAGCTTGAGGGCGCCAAGGTCGTGGTGATTGGCCGCGGCGTGACTGTGGGCCGGCCCATCGGACTCATGCTCACGCGCCGTTCGGAAAACTCCACCGTGACTCTCTGCCACACCGGCACCACCGACTTGAAGGCCGAGACCCAGCAGGCCGATGTGATCATCGCCGGCGCGGGCGTGCCGCACATGCTCACCGCAGACATGGTCAAGCCCGGCGCGGCCGTGTTGGATGTGGGAGTCTCCCGTAAGGACGGCCAGCTCATGGGTGATGTGCATCCCGATGTGTGGGAGGTGGCCGGTGCGGTCTCGCCGAACCCGGGCGGCGTGGGCCCGCTGACACGCGCCTTCCTTGTGCGCAATGTGGTGGAGCGGGCAGAGAAGCTCGCTGGTTTGACGCAGCGCGAGCTTTAA